One genomic window of Luteitalea pratensis includes the following:
- a CDS encoding AbgT family transporter: protein MRLAPSLPKAGNARGAVIVRPTLAGRWLDGVERLGNRCPDPILLFLIALAVTWLMSSLLDGVDLGLIDPRTGHQLQIANQLTLRAMATFLAGMTLTYVTFPPLGMVLIMVLGVGLAERSGLLAAVLRGGLAIAPRHLLTPLVVLVAILSHVLSDSALVVVLPLGAALFYVAGRHPLLGIVATFAPLSGLMFANVLTQSLDAILAGFTEGGARLIDPGYSATPMNNYWLMLATAVTTVPATWWIVDRVIAPRVATIAVDGDPDLMPTAPPITVAERRGLWAAAVVAFVVAGGLAAAAWPAPSPLRAADGSLTGANSPLMRGLTPLLLLLTAAPALVDGRVAGTMRTHREAIEGMTATMSSMSYYLVMVFFAALFTKAFADSNLGAAIAVKGADVLRSLGLPGAVTLMGVILLTFTLDVIVPSASAKWAMLAPILVPMLMGVGLSPHLTQAAFRIGDGPMNLMSPLFPYFPLVLAFCRRYVKACGLGTIMALVLPLGVMYLALQTVLLLVWFTFGLPLGVGAGYSYP, encoded by the coding sequence ATGCGTCTTGCCCCATCCCTCCCGAAGGCTGGCAATGCGCGAGGCGCTGTCATCGTCAGGCCCACCCTGGCGGGTCGCTGGCTGGACGGCGTCGAGCGGCTGGGCAATCGGTGCCCGGATCCGATCCTGTTGTTCCTGATCGCGCTTGCCGTGACGTGGTTGATGTCGTCGCTGCTCGATGGCGTCGACCTCGGCCTCATCGATCCCCGGACCGGTCACCAGCTGCAGATCGCCAATCAACTCACGCTTCGCGCGATGGCGACGTTCCTTGCCGGCATGACGCTGACCTACGTCACATTTCCGCCGCTGGGCATGGTGCTGATCATGGTGCTCGGCGTCGGTCTCGCGGAGCGCTCGGGCCTGCTGGCCGCCGTCCTGCGGGGAGGGCTCGCGATTGCTCCACGCCACCTGTTGACGCCACTGGTCGTGCTTGTCGCGATCCTCTCGCATGTCCTCTCGGACTCGGCGCTCGTCGTCGTCCTGCCGCTCGGCGCGGCGCTGTTCTACGTCGCCGGACGCCATCCCTTGCTCGGGATCGTTGCCACGTTCGCCCCGCTGTCGGGGCTGATGTTCGCCAACGTCCTCACGCAGAGCCTCGACGCGATCCTGGCCGGCTTCACGGAGGGCGGCGCGCGCCTGATCGACCCGGGGTATTCGGCCACGCCGATGAACAACTACTGGCTCATGCTGGCGACCGCCGTGACGACGGTGCCCGCGACGTGGTGGATCGTGGATCGCGTGATCGCGCCGCGTGTGGCGACGATTGCCGTCGACGGGGATCCGGACCTGATGCCGACCGCCCCGCCAATCACGGTTGCCGAACGTCGTGGGCTCTGGGCCGCCGCCGTCGTGGCGTTCGTGGTGGCCGGCGGCCTCGCCGCGGCGGCGTGGCCAGCGCCATCGCCCCTGCGTGCCGCGGACGGATCACTCACGGGTGCGAACTCACCCCTGATGCGCGGCCTCACGCCGTTGCTGCTGCTCCTGACGGCCGCGCCCGCGCTCGTGGATGGCCGCGTCGCGGGCACGATGCGCACGCACCGCGAGGCCATCGAGGGCATGACGGCCACGATGTCCTCGATGAGCTACTACCTGGTGATGGTGTTCTTCGCGGCGCTGTTCACGAAGGCGTTCGCCGATTCGAATCTCGGTGCGGCCATCGCCGTGAAGGGTGCCGACGTGCTGCGTTCCCTCGGGTTACCCGGCGCGGTCACCCTCATGGGCGTGATCCTGCTGACATTCACCCTCGACGTCATTGTGCCGTCTGCGTCGGCCAAGTGGGCAATGCTCGCGCCGATCCTCGTGCCCATGCTGATGGGGGTCGGCCTGTCGCCGCACCTGACGCAGGCAGCATTCCGCATCGGCGACGGGCCGATGAACCTGATGTCGCCGCTGTTCCCGTACTTTCCGCTGGTGCTGGCGTTCTGCCGCCGCTACGTGAAGGCCTGCGGCCTCGGCACGATCATGGCGCTCGTGCTTCCGCTCGGCGTGATGTACCTCGCGCTGCAGACGGTGTTACTGCTCGTGTGGTTCACGTTCGGCCTGCCGCTCGGTGTCGGCGCAGGGTACTCCTATCCCTGA
- a CDS encoding aldose epimerase family protein, giving the protein MTRSSFGTLPGGQAVEAFTMTNAHGMEVKAITLGGIITSLKVPDKAGQLGDVVLGFDTLEGYLGKSPFFGTIVGRYGNRIGKGTFTIDGTKYTLPINNGENHLHGGPQGFDKANWKAEPFERGDSVGVVFTHTSPDGDMGYPGTVQAKVTYTLTNDNTLRIDYEATTDKATPINLTQHTYFNLAGAGNGDVLGHQLQIAADRYTPVDKGLIPTGELATVEGTPFDFRTATAIGARISADHPQIAIGGGYDHNMVFARTGTSLERVARVYEPTTGRTLDVATTQPGTQFYTGNFLDGTITGKGGKVYPKRSGFCLETQHFPDSPNKPQFPSAILRPGQTYRQSTAFTFGTR; this is encoded by the coding sequence ATGACACGTTCGTCCTTCGGCACCCTGCCCGGCGGCCAGGCCGTCGAGGCCTTCACGATGACCAACGCGCACGGGATGGAAGTCAAGGCCATCACCCTCGGCGGCATCATCACGTCGCTGAAGGTGCCCGACAAGGCGGGCCAGCTCGGCGACGTCGTCCTCGGGTTCGACACGCTGGAGGGTTACCTGGGCAAGTCACCCTTCTTCGGCACCATCGTCGGCCGCTACGGCAACCGCATCGGCAAGGGGACGTTCACGATCGACGGCACGAAGTACACGCTGCCGATCAACAACGGCGAGAACCACCTGCATGGCGGGCCGCAGGGCTTCGACAAGGCCAATTGGAAGGCCGAGCCCTTCGAGCGCGGTGACAGCGTGGGTGTCGTGTTCACGCACACCAGCCCCGATGGGGACATGGGCTACCCGGGCACCGTGCAGGCGAAGGTCACCTACACGCTGACCAACGACAACACGCTGCGCATCGACTACGAGGCGACCACCGACAAGGCGACACCCATCAACCTCACGCAGCACACGTACTTCAACCTCGCGGGCGCCGGCAACGGCGACGTGCTCGGACACCAGTTGCAGATCGCCGCGGACCGGTACACGCCGGTGGACAAGGGCCTGATCCCCACCGGCGAACTCGCCACCGTGGAGGGCACGCCCTTCGACTTCCGGACCGCGACGGCCATCGGCGCGCGCATCAGCGCCGACCATCCGCAGATCGCGATCGGCGGCGGCTACGACCACAACATGGTGTTCGCGCGGACCGGTACCAGTCTCGAGCGGGTCGCGCGGGTGTACGAGCCGACCACCGGCCGCACGTTGGACGTCGCGACGACGCAGCCGGGCACGCAGTTCTACACCGGCAATTTCCTCGACGGCACGATCACCGGCAAGGGCGGCAAGGTGTATCCGAAGCGATCCGGCTTCTGTCTCGAGACACAGCATTTCCCGGACTCGCCCAACAAGCCGCAGTTCCCGTCGGCGATTCTCCGGCCGGGGCAGACCTACAGGCAGAGCACGGCGTTCACGTTCGGCACTCGTTGA
- a CDS encoding glycoside hydrolase family 172 protein: MRRVLLMVCGLVVLAAPTLDSQSTGSLMQGWLTLQPGVKSLRISSFDKSGGNNDRLEKIAQGERRTLADIKGAGQITHIWVTIAPPPPAVSRHDIILRMYWDDETTPSVEAPIGEFFGQGWNESYPMASLPLAAGPREGRAMVSYFPMPFRSRARIEVENDTGRQIDAFYYYVDYEQFQAGALPADTPYFHAWYHHELTEAQSYGENEWSTLGPEQKNTTGAGNFLVADITGRGHYVGMNYYVHSPSPMWYGEGDDLFQVDGEPWPGSLHGTGTEDYFNTSWSPNNLYQHPFFGYARVNGETGWLGRTHVYRFHPTDPVRFQKSLRVSIEHGHDNNLTLDLATVAYWYQAEPHKAFPTFPDRESRKLMPNIGPSEIHRWRDAWRKQMGSGGRLWGNEKKQP; this comes from the coding sequence ATGCGTCGAGTCCTATTGATGGTGTGCGGGCTGGTCGTCCTGGCGGCGCCGACCCTCGACTCCCAATCCACAGGCTCGCTCATGCAGGGCTGGCTGACGCTCCAGCCGGGCGTCAAGAGCCTGCGCATCAGCAGCTTCGACAAGAGCGGCGGCAACAACGACCGCCTCGAGAAGATCGCCCAGGGCGAGCGCCGGACGCTGGCCGACATCAAGGGAGCGGGGCAGATCACCCACATCTGGGTGACGATCGCACCGCCTCCGCCGGCCGTGTCGCGCCACGACATCATCCTGCGCATGTATTGGGATGACGAGACGACGCCGAGCGTGGAAGCGCCGATTGGCGAGTTCTTTGGACAGGGGTGGAACGAGAGCTACCCGATGGCGTCGTTGCCGCTGGCCGCCGGTCCGCGGGAGGGTCGTGCGATGGTGAGCTACTTCCCCATGCCGTTCCGATCGCGAGCACGGATCGAGGTCGAGAACGACACCGGCCGGCAGATCGACGCCTTCTACTACTACGTCGACTACGAGCAGTTCCAGGCCGGCGCGCTTCCCGCCGATACGCCGTACTTCCACGCCTGGTACCACCACGAGCTCACCGAGGCGCAGAGCTACGGCGAGAACGAGTGGAGCACCCTCGGGCCGGAGCAGAAGAACACGACCGGTGCCGGCAACTTCCTCGTCGCCGACATCACCGGCCGGGGCCACTACGTCGGCATGAACTACTACGTCCACTCGCCGTCACCGATGTGGTACGGCGAGGGCGACGACCTCTTCCAGGTCGATGGCGAGCCATGGCCGGGCTCGCTCCACGGCACCGGCACGGAGGACTACTTCAATACCTCCTGGTCGCCCAACAACCTGTACCAGCACCCGTTCTTCGGCTACGCGCGTGTCAACGGCGAGACCGGCTGGCTCGGCCGCACCCACGTCTACCGCTTCCACCCGACCGACCCGGTGCGCTTCCAGAAGTCACTGCGCGTGTCGATCGAACACGGTCACGACAACAACCTCACGCTCGACCTTGCCACCGTGGCGTACTGGTACCAGGCCGAGCCGCACAAGGCGTTCCCGACCTTCCCCGATCGCGAATCCCGCAAGCTGATGCCCAACATCGGCCCGAGCGAGATCCACCGCTGGCGCGACGCATGGCGCAAGCAGATGGGCAGCGGCGGGCGGTTGTGGGGAAACGAGAAGAAACAGCCGTGA
- a CDS encoding RNA polymerase sigma factor has translation MPNALALPVPVSDDAALVARIRADDPEAEAELAARFGPRMRAVCLARTRRPELARDLAQDAMIALLLELRRGGLRDPGALPAFAAGIARNIVRSEHRSSTRHDVQSLDMDVVQASDEDADVRRLDVERALDRLPAADQQVLRLILVEGCKPADLAVRLGISPDAARTRKLRAQRRLMDVFGSPPPSRSHASQPPSLR, from the coding sequence ATGCCCAACGCCCTAGCCCTGCCCGTCCCCGTGTCCGATGATGCCGCCCTCGTGGCGAGGATTCGTGCCGATGATCCCGAGGCCGAAGCCGAACTGGCCGCGCGCTTCGGCCCGCGGATGCGCGCGGTCTGCCTGGCGCGGACGCGCCGGCCCGAACTGGCTCGAGACCTCGCGCAGGACGCGATGATCGCCCTGCTGCTGGAGCTGCGCCGCGGCGGGCTGCGCGACCCGGGCGCCCTGCCTGCCTTTGCCGCCGGGATTGCCCGCAACATCGTCCGGTCCGAGCACCGGTCCTCGACGCGGCACGACGTGCAGTCGCTCGACATGGACGTGGTGCAGGCCTCCGACGAGGACGCCGACGTCCGGCGCCTCGACGTCGAGCGGGCGCTCGACCGTCTCCCGGCCGCGGATCAGCAGGTATTGCGCCTGATCCTGGTCGAAGGGTGCAAGCCGGCCGACCTGGCGGTTCGCCTCGGGATCTCCCCGGACGCCGCTCGGACACGCAAGCTCCGGGCGCAACGCCGACTGATGGATGTGTTCGGTTCACCGCCCCCGTCACGTTCTCACGCTTCCCAGCCACCTAGTTTGCGATGA
- a CDS encoding CHAT domain-containing protein, which yields MRVASLLLVWCLSVVTVAAQAPSSLATRLDELLERIEARAFDDAEALAAALREDAAQAGDDDTVALTMRLLGDMRIDQERLAEARTQLVAAQEFARSRGLRRRDLEATLMLSRVGAIDGNAERAEVDAIAALDGLIALDLPREATLWAFDQAIASVRGMAEHEAILVRARPYFRADDRFATACSLWHADGDHYFNKAAYVQAHESLTTALACYEGLPRGGGDAGRVLVSLGRVQRAHGQLLAALDYYRRAARLQEANGDIPAMLQSLNAQAVTYDRLERHATAERLYRRALGIARARSLERYEVFLLGNLGGSLLLAGNTAAALRELQSALEREKSPYLRATRLRQIADAWRELGQYDKALAAIDDAARELPTPGFDDRVSWLAAHAMITARLGNLDTAQHDLDEAVRMIEDARARTLPGDVARRGFGDLHQWLFAVSIDIAMRRSGMANALELAEQARARALLDLMQDDTAAGRAAPPKVAEMQALAREFDTTLVVYWVDRASTLAWVVSAERVRGYRLAVSERALRQLVGLAAGSGNVPAAINAALLGGADLHAWRALHRAIIAPLAADLPARAGARLTIIPHGPLLHLPFAALLDTRGRYLIERYALHYAPSIGVLAAAARRPASTAAARAMVIGDPAPLPRVPGLQLPPPLPHARIEARRVARRFTQGALLSVGGAATERSLREAVAGYGWLHVATHARVAEESTAQSYLLLARGQGGAADDGLLTEDEVRTLPLDGATVVLSACGTALGRVTGEGTVGFTRSFLAAGARAIVATTWEVPDQAGRQVMNGFYDAKARGAGMSDALRAAQLQQLRALRAGTVTMKAGDQKVALPATPLLWAGYIAVGAP from the coding sequence ATGCGTGTCGCGTCCCTCCTCCTGGTGTGGTGCCTGTCGGTCGTCACGGTCGCCGCACAGGCGCCCTCTTCCCTCGCCACGCGCCTCGACGAACTGCTGGAGCGCATCGAGGCACGCGCGTTCGACGATGCCGAAGCGCTCGCCGCGGCGCTGCGCGAGGACGCCGCGCAGGCCGGCGACGACGATACGGTGGCGCTGACAATGCGCTTGCTCGGCGACATGCGCATCGATCAGGAACGCCTCGCCGAGGCCCGGACGCAACTGGTGGCGGCGCAGGAATTCGCGCGGTCGCGGGGACTCCGGCGCAGGGATCTCGAGGCGACGCTGATGCTCAGCCGGGTCGGGGCCATCGATGGCAATGCCGAGCGCGCCGAAGTCGACGCCATTGCCGCTCTCGACGGGCTCATCGCCCTCGACCTGCCGCGGGAAGCCACGCTGTGGGCCTTCGACCAGGCGATCGCGTCGGTCCGTGGCATGGCCGAGCACGAAGCGATACTCGTCCGGGCAAGGCCGTACTTCCGTGCTGACGATCGGTTCGCCACCGCGTGCAGCCTGTGGCACGCAGACGGCGACCACTACTTCAACAAGGCCGCCTACGTCCAGGCGCACGAATCACTCACGACTGCGCTCGCCTGCTATGAAGGCCTGCCGCGGGGTGGCGGCGACGCCGGCCGCGTGCTCGTAAGCCTCGGCCGGGTCCAGCGGGCCCACGGGCAGTTGCTCGCGGCACTCGACTATTACCGGCGCGCGGCTCGCCTGCAGGAGGCCAACGGCGACATCCCGGCGATGCTGCAAAGCCTCAACGCGCAAGCGGTCACTTACGACAGGCTCGAGCGCCATGCGACGGCAGAACGGCTCTACCGGCGTGCGCTCGGCATCGCCCGCGCCAGGTCGCTCGAGCGCTACGAGGTGTTCCTGCTGGGCAACCTGGGCGGGTCGCTGCTGCTTGCAGGGAACACTGCGGCGGCGCTGCGCGAACTCCAGTCGGCCCTCGAGCGGGAGAAGAGCCCGTACCTGCGGGCGACGCGGCTGCGCCAGATCGCGGATGCGTGGCGCGAGCTCGGGCAGTACGACAAGGCCTTGGCGGCAATCGATGACGCCGCGCGCGAGCTGCCCACGCCGGGGTTCGACGATCGCGTCTCCTGGCTCGCCGCCCACGCAATGATTACCGCGCGCCTCGGCAACCTCGACACCGCGCAGCACGACCTCGACGAGGCCGTGAGGATGATCGAGGACGCGCGCGCCCGCACGCTGCCTGGCGACGTGGCCCGGCGCGGCTTCGGCGATCTGCACCAATGGCTGTTCGCCGTGTCGATCGACATCGCCATGCGGCGAAGCGGGATGGCCAACGCGCTGGAACTCGCCGAACAGGCGCGGGCCCGCGCGCTCCTGGACCTGATGCAGGACGACACCGCGGCCGGGCGTGCCGCGCCGCCCAAGGTCGCCGAGATGCAGGCGCTGGCGCGCGAGTTCGACACGACGCTAGTGGTCTACTGGGTCGATCGCGCCTCGACGTTGGCCTGGGTCGTCAGCGCCGAACGGGTCCGCGGCTATCGCCTGGCGGTCAGCGAACGCGCCCTGCGGCAACTCGTCGGCCTCGCGGCGGGCTCCGGTAACGTGCCTGCGGCGATCAATGCCGCGCTGCTCGGTGGCGCAGACCTGCACGCATGGCGTGCGCTCCACCGCGCCATCATCGCGCCGCTTGCCGCCGACCTGCCGGCACGCGCCGGCGCGCGCCTGACGATCATCCCGCACGGGCCGCTGCTGCACCTCCCGTTCGCGGCCCTGCTCGACACGCGTGGACGCTATCTGATCGAACGGTACGCCCTGCACTATGCACCGTCGATCGGGGTGCTCGCCGCGGCGGCTCGGCGTCCCGCCAGCACCGCCGCGGCACGTGCCATGGTGATCGGGGATCCAGCGCCACTCCCTCGAGTTCCGGGCCTGCAGTTGCCCCCGCCGCTGCCCCACGCGCGCATCGAGGCCCGGCGCGTGGCACGTCGGTTCACGCAGGGCGCGCTGCTCTCGGTGGGCGGAGCAGCCACCGAGCGCTCGCTGCGGGAGGCCGTCGCCGGCTATGGCTGGCTGCACGTCGCGACGCACGCACGCGTCGCCGAGGAAAGTACGGCGCAGTCCTACCTCCTGCTGGCGCGCGGCCAGGGCGGCGCCGCAGACGACGGCCTGCTGACGGAGGACGAAGTACGGACGCTGCCACTCGATGGCGCGACCGTCGTGCTGAGCGCGTGCGGTACGGCGCTCGGACGCGTCACGGGCGAGGGCACGGTTGGCTTCACGAGGAGTTTCCTGGCCGCCGGCGCCCGCGCCATCGTCGCCACGACCTGGGAGGTGCCGGATCAGGCGGGGCGGCAGGTCATGAACGGGTTCTACGACGCCAAGGCCCGGGGGGCCGGCATGAGCGATGCGCTGCGCGCGGCGCAGCTGCAACAGTTGCGGGCCCTGCGCGCCGGTACGGTGACGATGAAGGCCGGCGATCAGAAGGTTGCGCTGCCGGCGACACCCCTGCTCTGGGCTGGTTACATCGCGGTCGGCGCGCCCTGA
- a CDS encoding carboxypeptidase-like regulatory domain-containing protein: MTRVSFTFGVLCILSPVVSVAAQPTSPSPRIQVPRPAPPMPPRDTSARPVSPVPEVGTATLSGRVVAAETGLPLRRATVSATSTRGPDIPPRGAFFTPQRPISARTDDDGRFMIRELPAGEYALTARRSGYVDQSYGQVTQNGPGRRVSVADGAAVGPLQFALVRGGVITGRVVDESGEPAERVQVRAVRAQRIGGQQRYLGGPGDTTDDQGHYRMFGLAPGEYLVMAEPSDRNFFRGSENVQNVDTDTIPTYGPGTVNPAEAVKVQVQANTEAAMDIQLVASKVATVRGKVLTSKGEPLEGGMVRLQSQGAEAMSGMGRGGPVMAGGLYEIGGVPPGAYTLIVEQMMRGGPGGLDDDGPMPESATESVTVEGEDLVVPLTTSPGSTARGRVIVEGGDPALLANRTLRVTAFPATPNMRFGSMARGRVAPDLSFTVSGLRGNLVLALQGVPEGWWIKDIRVSGQSALDGFDFGASKAFTGVELVVSGRATGLTGTVTMPTGTTANDYAVVVFPEDEDKWERGPASGVRITRPGLDGAYKLQGLRPGHYYVLAVPAVQADYQVLSEPDQLRLLTGRARTAEVKDGELVPLTLTLVER; this comes from the coding sequence ATGACTCGCGTCTCGTTCACGTTCGGGGTCCTGTGCATACTGTCGCCCGTCGTTTCCGTCGCGGCACAGCCGACGTCACCATCACCGCGCATCCAGGTACCCCGGCCGGCGCCACCCATGCCGCCGCGCGACACGAGTGCGCGTCCGGTGTCTCCCGTGCCCGAAGTCGGCACGGCGACGCTCAGTGGTCGTGTCGTGGCAGCCGAGACCGGGCTGCCACTACGGCGCGCGACCGTCAGCGCGACGTCGACGCGCGGGCCCGACATACCACCGCGCGGCGCGTTTTTCACGCCGCAGCGACCGATCTCCGCGCGCACGGACGACGACGGGCGGTTCATGATTCGCGAATTGCCCGCAGGCGAGTACGCATTGACCGCGCGACGCTCCGGGTATGTCGATCAGAGCTACGGTCAGGTCACCCAGAACGGCCCCGGGCGACGCGTGAGCGTGGCCGACGGTGCAGCAGTCGGCCCACTGCAGTTCGCACTGGTGCGAGGTGGGGTGATCACCGGGCGTGTTGTCGACGAATCGGGGGAGCCGGCCGAGCGCGTGCAAGTGCGCGCGGTCCGTGCCCAGCGGATCGGCGGCCAGCAGCGGTACCTCGGCGGCCCCGGTGACACCACCGACGACCAGGGGCACTACCGGATGTTCGGGCTCGCGCCTGGCGAGTACCTCGTCATGGCCGAACCGAGCGACCGCAACTTCTTCAGGGGCAGCGAGAACGTCCAGAACGTCGACACGGACACGATCCCGACGTACGGACCAGGGACTGTCAACCCGGCCGAGGCCGTGAAGGTGCAGGTGCAAGCCAACACCGAGGCTGCCATGGACATCCAGTTGGTGGCTTCCAAGGTCGCGACCGTGCGTGGGAAGGTGCTGACCTCCAAGGGAGAGCCGCTCGAGGGTGGCATGGTCCGTCTGCAGTCCCAGGGCGCCGAGGCGATGTCGGGCATGGGCCGCGGCGGCCCGGTGATGGCTGGCGGACTGTATGAAATCGGGGGCGTGCCGCCTGGGGCCTACACGCTCATCGTCGAGCAGATGATGCGCGGCGGACCTGGCGGGCTCGACGACGACGGTCCGATGCCCGAGAGTGCGACCGAGTCGGTGACCGTCGAAGGCGAAGACCTCGTGGTGCCCCTCACCACCAGCCCGGGGTCCACGGCGCGGGGGCGCGTCATCGTCGAGGGCGGCGATCCGGCACTGCTCGCGAACCGCACCCTGCGCGTGACGGCCTTCCCGGCCACGCCCAACATGAGGTTCGGCTCGATGGCCCGGGGCCGCGTGGCGCCCGACCTGTCGTTCACCGTGTCGGGGCTCCGCGGGAATCTCGTGCTCGCCCTGCAGGGCGTGCCCGAGGGCTGGTGGATCAAGGACATTCGTGTCAGTGGGCAGTCGGCCCTCGACGGTTTCGACTTCGGCGCATCGAAGGCCTTCACTGGCGTCGAGCTCGTCGTGAGCGGGCGCGCCACGGGCCTCACCGGCACCGTCACCATGCCGACCGGGACCACGGCGAACGACTACGCCGTCGTCGTCTTTCCGGAGGACGAGGACAAGTGGGAACGGGGACCTGCCAGCGGCGTTCGCATCACCAGACCGGGCCTCGATGGCGCGTACAAGCTCCAGGGGCTGCGGCCGGGACACTACTACGTGCTCGCGGTGCCCGCGGTGCAGGCGGACTACCAGGTGCTCAGCGAGCCCGATCAGTTGCGCTTGCTGACGGGAAGGGCCCGGACCGCCGAGGTCAAGGACGGCGAGCTGGTGCCGCTGACACTGACGCTCGTCGAGCGATGA
- a CDS encoding CDP-alcohol phosphatidyltransferase family protein: MSVTTVPAPAGTHARQNASPLAAVEKRLLVWIAQRLPRAIGSDHLTLLGLLSMLGVGLAFAASSRDSRLLYLVPVLLALNWFGDSLDGTVARVRNRQRPRYGYYVDHVVDIVGAVALFSGLALSGGMAPLLAMALLVAYLAAMAEVFLATHVTRVFRLASFGFGPTELRIVLAAGALALVGRPTVGVPGVGRVALFDLGGFIATAGIVCAFMFSAVRTALALAREERIAP; encoded by the coding sequence ATGTCCGTCACCACTGTTCCTGCACCGGCAGGCACTCACGCCCGCCAGAACGCCAGTCCCCTTGCCGCTGTCGAGAAGCGGCTGCTCGTGTGGATCGCACAGCGCCTGCCTCGCGCCATCGGATCGGACCATCTCACGTTGCTGGGCCTGCTCTCGATGCTCGGCGTCGGCCTGGCCTTCGCCGCGTCGTCGCGCGATTCGCGTCTCTTGTACCTCGTACCGGTCCTGCTCGCCCTGAACTGGTTTGGCGACAGCCTCGACGGGACGGTGGCGCGAGTCCGCAACCGGCAGCGTCCCCGCTATGGCTACTACGTCGATCACGTCGTCGACATCGTCGGGGCCGTGGCGCTGTTTTCCGGGCTCGCACTGTCAGGAGGCATGGCACCGCTGCTGGCGATGGCGCTGCTCGTGGCCTACCTCGCCGCGATGGCGGAGGTGTTCCTGGCGACCCACGTGACGCGCGTGTTCCGGCTCGCGTCGTTCGGATTCGGTCCGACAGAGCTGCGCATCGTCCTGGCGGCGGGAGCGCTTGCGCTGGTCGGGCGGCCGACCGTGGGCGTGCCAGGGGTCGGCCGGGTGGCGTTGTTCGACCTGGGTGGCTTCATCGCCACAGCCGGCATCGTCTGCGCCTTCATGTTCTCGGCGGTGCGGACCGCACTCGCGCTCGCACGAGAAGAGCGGATCGCGCCGTGA
- a CDS encoding GtrA family protein, with translation MSSERVFRFVTVGASGFVVQMAVGAALLAAGLAPVLSTLLAIEAAIVNNHAWHRRWAWRDRARSQPWPLTLIRAHAGSGMTSLVVGMGTVVALSGHVPALAAQVIAVALCAIVNYALADRWVFAGGAGVGVHIAVLAVWFATPSVASASGPSPQALLSWDRYLVSLERARAADLARDVPSWATDDDPHGARVLAALTRGELEISHRELHNVAVDDATLEHWQGSVLVKGVSIDRVVDRLRHPERFSQPRDVLSLKVSNWSEAGHDLFLRLTRSMLITATYDTWYRVRHQVQGPTRIDSVAVATRIEEVSDPGTPREKRVPVDDSRGFLWRMQTLWRFSVVPQGVVVTCESITLSRPVPLGLGLVSRPIVTRVARESMTTAVRAWQGGWK, from the coding sequence GTGAGTTCCGAACGAGTCTTTCGCTTCGTCACCGTCGGTGCCTCGGGTTTCGTCGTGCAGATGGCTGTGGGCGCGGCGCTGCTGGCCGCGGGGTTGGCGCCGGTCCTCTCGACCCTGCTGGCCATCGAGGCAGCCATCGTGAACAACCATGCCTGGCACCGCCGCTGGGCCTGGCGCGATCGTGCCCGGAGCCAGCCATGGCCACTCACGTTGATCCGTGCACATGCCGGGAGCGGCATGACGTCGCTCGTCGTGGGGATGGGCACGGTGGTCGCGCTGTCGGGACACGTGCCCGCCCTGGCCGCGCAGGTGATCGCCGTGGCGCTCTGCGCGATCGTCAACTACGCGTTGGCCGATCGGTGGGTGTTCGCGGGTGGCGCGGGCGTCGGCGTGCACATCGCCGTCCTTGCGGTCTGGTTCGCGACGCCCTCCGTGGCCTCTGCCTCCGGACCGTCACCGCAGGCGCTCCTGTCATGGGACCGTTACCTCGTGTCGCTCGAGCGTGCGCGCGCGGCGGACCTCGCGCGCGACGTGCCGTCCTGGGCTACCGATGACGACCCGCACGGCGCGCGAGTACTCGCGGCGCTGACGCGTGGTGAACTCGAGATCTCGCACCGCGAACTGCACAACGTTGCCGTCGACGACGCCACGCTCGAGCACTGGCAGGGCAGCGTCCTTGTGAAGGGCGTGTCGATCGACAGGGTCGTCGATCGTTTGCGGCACCCGGAGCGCTTTTCGCAGCCGCGAGATGTGTTGAGCCTGAAGGTCAGCAACTGGAGCGAGGCCGGACACGACCTCTTCCTGCGCCTCACTCGCTCGATGCTGATCACGGCAACCTACGACACCTGGTACCGCGTCCGGCATCAGGTCCAGGGCCCGACACGGATCGACAGCGTCGCCGTCGCGACGCGGATCGAGGAGGTCTCCGATCCCGGCACTCCCAGGGAGAAGCGCGTCCCCGTGGACGACAGCCGCGGCTTCCTCTGGCGCATGCAGACGCTCTGGCGATTCTCGGTGGTGCCCCAAGGGGTCGTGGTGACATGCGAGTCCATCACCCTGAGTCGCCCGGTGCCGCTCGGGCTCGGCCTCGTCTCGCGACCGATCGTCACGCGTGTCGCGCGGGAGTCGATGACGACCGCGGTTCGCGCGTGGCAGGGAGGGTGGAAGTAG